A window from Gossypium raimondii isolate GPD5lz chromosome 7, ASM2569854v1, whole genome shotgun sequence encodes these proteins:
- the LOC105784635 gene encoding trans-resveratrol di-O-methyltransferase, translating into MDLIKGDEINLDELLEAQAHVWNHTFRFISSMSLKCAVELQIPDIIHNHGQAMNLSDLALALGIHHSKLHCLHRLMRILIHSGFFAESKTNPTDQQKAYVLTPVSHLLRKDNPLSSTPFILGMLDPVLLKPWQYLSSWFQNLDHPTAFSAAHGESMWDYAGHEPRMNHFFNDAMASDGLLAASVVLSKCKGVFEGFKSVVDVAGGTGTITKVLAKAFPQTEFTVFDLPHVVHGLQRCENLKYLGGDMFEGVPHGDMIMLKWILHDWSDQDCIKILERCKEAIGKKENGGKIVIMDIIIGNQELDEHQSTETKLFFDMEMMVCLDSQERSEQQWSKLFAHAGFSHYETYHILGLRCLIELFP; encoded by the exons ATGGATTTGATAAAAGGAGATGAGATTAATCTTGATGAGTTGCTTGAAGCTCAGGCTCATGTTTGGAACCATACGTTCAGATTCATAAGCTCAATGTCACTGAAATGCGCTGTCGAACTACAAATACCAGATATCATCCACAACCACGGCCAAGCCATGAATCTTTCAGACCTAGCTTTGGCTCTTGGTATCCATCATTCAAAACTCCACTGCCTCCATCGCCTCATGCGCATCCTCATTCATTCTGGCTTCTTTGCTGAATCCAAAACCAACCCAACTGACCAACAGAAAGCTTATGTCCTCACCCCTGTTTCTCATCTTCTCCGGAAGGACAATCCCTTGAGTTCAACTCCCTTCATACTCGGAATGCTTGACCCCGTTTTACTGAAACCATGGCAATATTTAAGTTCTTGGTTCCAAAACCTTGACCATCCTACAGCATTCAGCGCAGCTCACGGTGAGAGTATGTGGGATTATGCCGGGCATGAGCCGAGGATGAATCATTTCTTTAATGATGCGATGGCCAGTGATGGGCTTCTGGCGGCGAGCGTGGTGCTTAGTAAGTGCAAAGGAGTTTTTGAGGGGTTCAAGTCAGTGGTTGATGTTGCCGGTGGGACGGGAACCATAACCAAGGTACTTGCTAAGGCTTTTCCTCAAACGGAATTCACTGTATTTGATCTTCCCCATGTTGTTCATGGCTTGCAAAGATGTGAAAATTTGAAGTATCTTGGTGGAGACATGTTTGAAGGAGTTCCCCATGGAGATATGATCATGCTAaag TGGATATTACATGATTGGAGTGACCAAGACTGTATAAAGATACTAGAGAGATGTAAAGAGGCAATtgggaagaaagaaaatggagggAAAATCGTGATTATGGACATTATAATTGGAAACCAAGAATTGGATGAGCATCAGTCTACCGAAACTAAGCTGTTTTTTGACATGGAGATGATGGTTTGTCTTGATAGCCAAGAAAGAAGCGAACAGCAATGGAGTAAACTGTTTGCTCATGCTGGGTTTAGTCACTATGAAACATATCACATTTTAGGTCTAAGGTGTCTCATTGAGttatttccataa